A region from the uncultured Macellibacteroides sp. genome encodes:
- a CDS encoding aldo/keto reductase has translation MEKNNRRDFLKAGALLSGSFLLSPAVGNAQAPENNKSMNDNTDVKYRTLGSGSYALKVSAIGLGCMGMSYHRSFVPDKKAMISLMHRAYDLGMNFYDTAEAYGPLLNEELVGEAVSSFRKEIIIATKFGFVNGRPSEGLDSRPERIRAVVEHSLKSLKTDYIDLLYQHRVDPAIPMEDVAGTVKELIKEGKVKHFGLSEAGEASIRKAHAVQPVTALQSEYSLMTRQPENDVIKVCEELGIGFVPYSPLSRGMISGYLNERSKYNPSNDNRPSLPRYQAENVIANWPLIDTLKEFGDHRGLTVAQVALAWLLAQKPFIVPIPGTTKLAHLQENMWAANFEFTEDELLKLTNEINKIKIVGERYTGVSAQQTAK, from the coding sequence ATGGAAAAGAACAATCGAAGAGATTTCTTAAAAGCTGGGGCTTTACTAAGTGGGTCATTTCTACTCTCGCCGGCAGTTGGCAACGCACAGGCACCCGAAAACAACAAAAGTATGAATGATAACACGGATGTAAAGTACCGGACACTGGGCTCGGGCAGCTATGCCTTAAAGGTATCTGCAATTGGTTTAGGTTGTATGGGAATGAGCTATCACCGAAGTTTTGTTCCGGATAAAAAAGCGATGATCTCTTTGATGCACAGGGCTTACGACTTAGGAATGAACTTTTATGATACGGCAGAAGCATACGGTCCGCTCTTGAATGAAGAGTTGGTTGGCGAAGCTGTATCATCCTTTCGTAAAGAAATTATCATTGCTACCAAATTTGGTTTTGTTAATGGCCGGCCAAGTGAAGGGTTAGACAGCCGGCCCGAAAGAATCAGAGCCGTGGTGGAACATTCGTTGAAAAGTCTGAAGACAGATTATATAGATTTATTATACCAACACAGGGTAGACCCTGCTATTCCGATGGAAGACGTAGCGGGAACGGTTAAAGAGTTAATTAAAGAGGGAAAGGTTAAACACTTTGGTTTGAGCGAAGCCGGCGAAGCGAGTATACGAAAGGCTCACGCCGTACAGCCGGTAACTGCTTTACAAAGCGAATATTCCTTAATGACCCGCCAACCGGAAAACGATGTAATTAAGGTTTGCGAAGAATTGGGTATTGGCTTTGTGCCTTATAGCCCGTTAAGCCGTGGAATGATTTCAGGTTACCTCAACGAGCGTTCAAAATACAATCCAAGCAACGACAACAGACCATCGCTTCCTCGTTATCAAGCTGAAAATGTAATAGCTAACTGGCCATTAATTGACACTCTCAAGGAATTCGGAGATCATCGGGGGCTAACGGTTGCTCAGGTTGCATTGGCTTGGTTATTGGCACAAAAACCTTTTATCGTTCCAATTCCGGGAACTACCAAGTTGGCTCATCTGCAGGAAAATATGTGGGCTGCTAATTTTGAATTTACCGAAGACGAGTTACTAAAGCTTACAAACGAAATAAATAAAATCAAGATCGTTGGCGAAAGATACACGGGTGTTTCGGCCCAACAAACAGCCAAATAA